The Streptomyces sp. HSG2 genome has a segment encoding these proteins:
- a CDS encoding DUF1990 domain-containing protein, whose translation MSSRDFTYDAVGATREPGACPPGFRPLHVRTRIGEGEAVFRRAAEAVATWEMHRALGLTFDTEAARAAPGVEVTIAVAGLLRAPCRVVWTVEEHRLAGWAYGTLSGHPESGEEAFVVDRTGDGTVWLTVSGFSRPTTWYAKAGGAATRGLQHAYARRCGTVLRRIASDSADD comes from the coding sequence ATGTCTTCGAGGGACTTCACCTACGACGCCGTCGGCGCGACCCGGGAGCCGGGCGCCTGCCCGCCGGGATTCCGCCCACTGCACGTCCGGACCCGGATCGGGGAAGGCGAGGCGGTCTTCCGCCGGGCGGCCGAGGCGGTGGCGACCTGGGAGATGCACCGCGCCCTGGGGCTCACCTTCGACACGGAAGCCGCGCGCGCCGCCCCCGGTGTCGAGGTCACCATCGCGGTCGCCGGACTGCTCCGAGCACCCTGCCGGGTGGTGTGGACCGTCGAGGAACACCGCCTGGCGGGCTGGGCCTACGGCACACTGAGCGGCCATCCGGAGAGCGGCGAGGAAGCCTTCGTGGTCGACCGCACGGGCGACGGCACCGTCTGGCTCACCGTCTCCGGGTTCAGTCGCCCCACGACCTGGTACGCCAAGGCGGGCGGGGCGGCGACCCGCGGTCTTCAGCACGCCTACGCCCGCCGATGCGGCACCGTCCTGCGCCGCATCGCCTCCGACAGCGCGGACGACTGA
- the treS gene encoding maltose alpha-D-glucosyltransferase, with protein MTVNDPVPDTFEDTPAHDRDPDWFKRAVFYEVLVRSFQDSDGDGIGDLKGLTSRLDYLQWLGIDCLWLPPFFTSPLRDGGYDVADHTAVLPEFGDLADFVDFVDAAHQRGIRVIIDFVMNHTSDQHPWFQESRRDPTGPYGDYYVWADDDHRYPEARVIFVDTEASNWTYDPQRGQYYWHRFFSHQPDLNYDNPAVREEITAALKFWLDLGIDGFRLDAVPYLYQQDGTNCENLPATHHFLKHIRKEIDTHYPDTVLLAEANQWPEDVVDYFGDYPSGGDECHMAFHFPVMPRIFMAVRQESRHPVSEILAKTPTIPTRCQWGIFLRNHDELTLEMVTDEERDYMWAEYAKDPRMRANIGIRRRLAPLLDNDRNQIELFTALLLALPGSPILYYGDEIGMGDNIWLGDRDAVRTPMQWTPDRNAGFSSSDPGRLFLPTIMDPVHGYQVTNVEAAMSSPASLLHWTRRMIQIRKQHPAFGLGTYTELPSTNPAVLAFLREHDDDLVLSVNNFSRFAQPTQLDLTPYTTRHPIELSGGVRFPPIGELPYLLTLAGHGFYWFRLRRAPGAATG; from the coding sequence ATGACCGTCAACGACCCCGTGCCCGACACCTTCGAGGACACCCCCGCACACGACCGGGACCCGGACTGGTTCAAACGCGCCGTGTTCTACGAAGTCCTGGTCCGTTCCTTCCAGGACAGCGACGGCGACGGTATCGGCGACCTGAAGGGGCTCACCTCCCGCCTGGACTACCTCCAATGGCTGGGGATCGACTGCCTGTGGTTGCCTCCCTTCTTCACCTCCCCCCTGCGCGACGGAGGCTACGACGTCGCCGACCACACCGCCGTCCTGCCCGAGTTCGGTGACCTCGCCGATTTCGTGGACTTCGTCGACGCCGCCCATCAACGCGGCATCCGCGTCATCATCGATTTCGTCATGAACCACACCAGCGACCAACACCCCTGGTTCCAGGAATCACGACGCGATCCGACCGGCCCCTACGGCGACTACTACGTCTGGGCCGACGACGATCACCGCTACCCCGAAGCCCGCGTCATCTTCGTCGACACCGAGGCATCGAACTGGACCTACGACCCCCAACGCGGCCAATACTACTGGCACCGATTCTTCTCCCACCAACCCGACCTCAACTACGACAACCCCGCCGTCAGGGAAGAAATCACCGCCGCACTCAAATTCTGGCTCGACCTCGGCATCGACGGATTCCGCCTCGACGCCGTCCCCTACCTCTACCAACAAGACGGCACCAACTGCGAGAACCTGCCCGCCACCCACCACTTCCTCAAACACATCAGAAAAGAAATCGACACCCACTACCCCGACACCGTCCTCCTCGCCGAGGCCAACCAATGGCCCGAAGACGTCGTCGACTACTTCGGCGACTACCCCAGCGGCGGCGACGAATGCCACATGGCCTTCCACTTCCCCGTCATGCCCCGCATCTTCATGGCCGTCCGTCAGGAATCCCGCCACCCAGTCTCCGAGATCCTCGCCAAGACCCCCACCATCCCCACCCGCTGCCAATGGGGCATCTTCCTCCGCAACCACGACGAACTCACCCTCGAAATGGTCACCGACGAAGAACGCGACTACATGTGGGCCGAATACGCCAAAGACCCCCGCATGCGCGCCAACATCGGAATCCGCCGCCGCCTCGCCCCCCTCCTGGACAACGACCGCAACCAAATCGAACTCTTCACCGCCCTCCTCCTCGCCCTCCCCGGCTCCCCCATCCTCTACTACGGCGACGAGATCGGCATGGGCGACAACATCTGGCTCGGCGACCGCGACGCCGTCCGCACCCCCATGCAATGGACCCCCGACCGCAACGCCGGATTCTCCTCCAGCGACCCCGGCCGACTCTTCCTCCCCACCATCATGGACCCCGTCCACGGCTACCAGGTCACCAACGTCGAAGCCGCCATGTCCTCCCCCGCCTCCCTCCTCCACTGGACCCGCCGGATGATCCAGATCCGCAAACAACACCCCGCCTTCGGCCTCGGCACCTACACCGAACTCCCCTCCACCAACCCCGCCGTCCTCGCCTTCCTCCGCGAACACGACGACGACCTCGTCCTCAGCGTCAACAACTTCTCCCGCTTCGCCCAACCCACCCAACTCGACCTCACCCCCTACACCACCCGCCACCCCATCGAACTCTCCGGCGGCGTCCGCTTCCCCCCCATCGGCGAACTCCCCTACCTCCTCACCCTCGCAGGCCACGGCTTCTACTGGTTCCGGCTCCGCCGTGCCCCCGGCGCCGCGACCGGGTGA
- a CDS encoding phosphotransferase, protein MPTPAAPADPDGLMLSLAPSLRAWLPRQRWFAGKDAPLAGLALVAATELPTRNDRHALHHLLLRTPAHGCRGSEDTERPAPCYQLLVAVDSTPHGESEAGTIGRVERGPLAGRFVHDALCHPHPAATLFRALRTGARVGPLRFERDPLRPIGTGLRPRPLFAEQSNSSVVYGESLILKMFRRVSPGTHPDLELPRALARTGCPRVPAPAAWMTAHVEAAPWTLGVLQPYLRDATDGWDLAVRGPTEGDDFTEEARALGRATAEVHRSLARALPTVVLGPDSLRRLASGMSERLHEAVRTVPALEPYASGLRAAFTSLDDLALSGGSRTAQRVHGDLHLGQCLRAPSGHWSLIDFEGEPDRPLVERRLPQPAVRDVAGMLRSFDYAHHATEGRAASWSTACRASYCAGYAQVAGVDPRADPILLRACEADKAVYEVLYEARHRPDWLPVPIAAARRLASCRHPG, encoded by the coding sequence ATGCCGACACCCGCCGCCCCGGCCGACCCCGACGGCCTCATGCTCTCGCTCGCGCCCTCGCTGCGCGCCTGGCTGCCCCGCCAGCGCTGGTTCGCCGGGAAGGACGCACCCCTGGCCGGGCTCGCGCTGGTCGCCGCCACCGAGTTGCCCACTCGGAACGACCGGCACGCCCTCCACCACCTGTTGCTCCGCACCCCTGCCCACGGCTGTCGGGGCAGCGAGGACACCGAGCGCCCCGCGCCGTGCTACCAACTCCTCGTCGCCGTCGACTCCACGCCCCACGGGGAATCCGAGGCGGGCACGATAGGTCGGGTGGAGCGAGGTCCGCTGGCCGGGCGGTTCGTCCACGACGCGCTGTGCCACCCCCACCCCGCCGCGACGTTGTTCAGGGCCCTGCGAACGGGCGCCCGGGTCGGACCGCTGCGGTTCGAGCGGGATCCGCTCCGACCGATCGGCACCGGGCTGCGGCCTCGCCCGCTCTTCGCCGAGCAGTCCAACTCGTCCGTCGTGTACGGCGAATCGCTGATCCTCAAGATGTTCCGGCGGGTGTCCCCCGGCACGCATCCGGACCTCGAACTTCCCCGGGCGCTCGCCCGGACCGGATGCCCTCGGGTGCCCGCGCCCGCCGCGTGGATGACCGCCCACGTCGAGGCGGCCCCCTGGACTCTCGGTGTCCTGCAGCCCTACCTCCGCGACGCCACCGACGGCTGGGACCTCGCTGTGCGCGGGCCCACCGAGGGCGACGACTTCACCGAGGAGGCCCGGGCGCTGGGACGGGCCACCGCCGAGGTGCACCGTTCACTGGCCCGCGCCCTGCCCACGGTCGTCCTGGGACCGGACTCTTTGCGGAGGCTGGCCTCCGGCATGTCGGAGCGCCTGCACGAGGCGGTCCGGACCGTGCCCGCCCTGGAGCCGTACGCGTCCGGACTGCGAGCGGCGTTCACCTCGCTCGACGACCTCGCCCTGTCGGGCGGGTCGCGGACAGCCCAACGCGTCCACGGCGACCTGCATCTCGGGCAGTGCCTGCGGGCCCCCTCGGGCCATTGGTCCCTGATCGACTTCGAGGGCGAACCGGACCGACCGCTGGTCGAGCGGCGCCTCCCCCAGCCCGCCGTGCGGGACGTCGCCGGGATGCTCCGGTCGTTCGACTACGCCCACCACGCCACCGAGGGACGCGCGGCGTCCTGGTCCACGGCCTGCCGCGCGTCCTACTGCGCGGGATACGCCCAGGTGGCCGGGGTCGACCCGCGCGCCGACCCGATACTGCTTCGCGCCTGCGAGGCGGACAAGGCCGTGTACGAGGTGCTGTACGAGGCCCGGCACCGACCCGACTGGCTGCCGGTCCCGATCGCGGCGGCGCGGCGGCTGGCCTCGTGCCGACACCCCGGCTGA
- a CDS encoding cation:dicarboxylase symporter family transporter, producing MTSAAEPASAAPRTGRDRTHHLYVAVIVAVILGIVVGLVAPGLAVELKPVGGAFVALIKMMISPIIFCTIVLGIGSVRRAARVGAVGGIALGYFLVMSLVALGIGLVVGNALDPGTQPALTEAVREAGRAQADVEASGVTGFLLGIVPTTIVSAFTEGEVLQTLLVALLCGFALQAMGPTGRPVLRGVEHLQRLVFRVLGMIMWVAPVGAFGAIAAVTGSAGPAALKSLAVLMLGFYVTCVLFVFVVLGTLLRIVAGISVFSLFGYLGREFLLILSTSSSESALPRLIAKMEHLGVGRSVVGITVPTGYSFNLDGTMIYMTMTSLFIATAMGAPMTPAEQIPLLLFLLVASKGAAGVTGAGLATLAGGLQSHKPALVDGVGLVVGIDRFMSEARALTNFAGNAVATVLIGTWTREIDRDRVGAVLSGRLPFDERTLSTEREAATGDPLGDAHQKVAGGAGDDSGTSVPVRDGAQESARA from the coding sequence GTGACCAGCGCAGCCGAGCCGGCTTCCGCCGCACCCCGAACCGGTCGGGACCGTACCCACCACCTCTACGTCGCCGTGATCGTCGCGGTGATCCTCGGCATCGTGGTGGGGCTCGTGGCACCGGGTCTCGCGGTGGAACTGAAGCCGGTCGGCGGCGCCTTCGTCGCCCTGATCAAGATGATGATCTCGCCGATCATCTTCTGCACCATCGTGCTGGGCATCGGCTCCGTACGACGGGCGGCCAGGGTGGGAGCGGTCGGTGGGATCGCCCTTGGCTACTTCCTCGTCATGTCGCTGGTGGCCCTCGGTATCGGTCTGGTCGTCGGCAACGCCCTTGACCCCGGCACCCAACCGGCCCTCACCGAGGCGGTACGCGAGGCCGGGCGGGCACAGGCCGACGTCGAGGCGTCGGGTGTCACCGGCTTCCTGCTCGGCATCGTGCCGACCACGATCGTGTCCGCGTTCACCGAGGGGGAGGTCCTGCAGACCCTTCTGGTCGCGCTGCTCTGCGGGTTCGCCCTCCAGGCCATGGGGCCCACCGGGCGGCCGGTCCTGCGAGGGGTGGAGCATCTCCAGCGGCTGGTGTTCCGAGTCCTCGGCATGATCATGTGGGTGGCCCCGGTGGGTGCGTTCGGCGCGATCGCCGCCGTCACCGGATCCGCCGGGCCGGCCGCGCTCAAGAGCCTCGCCGTTCTCATGCTGGGCTTCTACGTGACCTGCGTGCTGTTCGTCTTCGTCGTCCTCGGCACCCTGCTCCGGATCGTCGCCGGGATCAGCGTCTTCTCCCTCTTCGGCTACCTGGGCCGGGAGTTCCTGCTGATCCTCTCCACCTCGTCCTCGGAGTCCGCGCTTCCCCGTCTCATCGCCAAGATGGAACACCTGGGTGTCGGGCGGTCGGTGGTCGGCATCACCGTGCCGACGGGATACTCCTTCAACCTCGACGGCACCATGATCTACATGACCATGACCTCGCTGTTCATCGCGACCGCCATGGGCGCGCCGATGACGCCGGCCGAGCAGATCCCGCTGTTGCTCTTCCTGCTGGTCGCCTCCAAGGGTGCCGCGGGCGTGACCGGAGCGGGTCTGGCCACGCTCGCGGGGGGTCTGCAGTCGCACAAGCCCGCACTGGTGGACGGGGTGGGTCTGGTCGTCGGCATCGATCGCTTCATGAGCGAGGCCAGGGCGTTGACCAACTTCGCGGGCAACGCGGTGGCCACGGTCCTGATCGGCACCTGGACACGGGAGATCGACAGGGATCGGGTCGGCGCGGTGCTCTCCGGCCGCCTGCCGTTCGACGAGCGGACGCTGTCCACCGAGCGGGAGGCCGCCACCGGCGACCCTCTCGGCGACGCCCACCAGAAGGTGGCGGGCGGGGCCGGGGACGACTCCGGCACGTCGGTGCCGGTGAGGGACGGGGCACAGGAGTCGGCCCGGGCCTGA
- a CDS encoding sensor histidine kinase produces MRLRVPLPRSLAGQLFAVQAVLIAVLVAGHALFDHLDDLRQAEEAAGRQARAVALALAHSPSVRAAIDSDDPSEALQPYALAVSEDTDVDFVTIMSPEGIRWTHPDPAQIGRRFRGHIGPARNGRTFTETYAGTLGPSVRVVTPVEHGDRIVGLVSAGIRVEAISARVRERLATLVVAAGATLLLGAAGTYLVNARLRRHTRGMDAGALARMHDYHQAALHAVREGLLMLDGRHRVALINDGGRELLGVPADRDVIGTPVAELGLTEGMEEALSASEPRVDEVRLTALRVLVVNTSPIAGDPVRGTVVTLRDVTELRSLMGELDSERGLSEALRAQAHEAANRLHTVVSLIELGRAEEAADFATAELELAQHLTDRVVSSVSEPVLAALLLGKTAQANERGVDLALSTDSRLDDGVLPPGLPARDLVTILGNLVDNAVDAASHHASAGVRPTGRAAVTVTVHATGTRLVLRVVDTGPGVDPADADLVFEPGFTTKPAGLGGRGLGLPLARQAVLRHGGSLTVARSPEGGAAFEARLPLSGRGAGPTPPSPEGTRVPRVPRPGDRWGRSGGTGGDVIREAPRRPGGGGCR; encoded by the coding sequence ATGCGTCTGCGCGTTCCGCTGCCCCGCAGCCTGGCCGGTCAGCTGTTCGCCGTACAGGCGGTGCTGATCGCCGTGCTCGTCGCCGGCCACGCGCTGTTCGACCACCTCGACGATCTTCGGCAGGCCGAGGAGGCGGCGGGGCGTCAGGCCCGCGCCGTGGCCCTGGCACTGGCCCACTCCCCGTCCGTCCGGGCCGCGATCGACTCGGACGACCCCTCGGAGGCGTTGCAGCCCTACGCCCTGGCCGTCTCGGAGGACACCGACGTGGACTTCGTGACCATCATGTCCCCGGAGGGGATCCGCTGGACCCACCCGGATCCCGCGCAGATCGGTCGACGCTTCCGCGGCCACATCGGACCGGCCAGGAACGGCCGCACGTTCACCGAGACCTACGCCGGCACGCTCGGCCCCTCGGTCCGCGTGGTGACCCCGGTCGAGCACGGGGACCGGATCGTGGGTCTCGTCAGTGCCGGCATCAGGGTCGAGGCGATCAGCGCACGCGTGCGGGAGCGCCTGGCGACGCTCGTGGTGGCGGCCGGGGCCACACTGCTGCTGGGCGCGGCCGGCACGTACCTCGTCAACGCCCGGTTGCGGCGACACACCCGAGGGATGGACGCCGGGGCGCTCGCTCGGATGCACGACTACCATCAAGCGGCGCTGCACGCCGTACGGGAGGGGCTGTTGATGCTCGACGGGCGGCACCGGGTGGCTCTGATCAACGACGGCGGCCGGGAACTGCTCGGCGTCCCGGCGGACCGGGACGTGATCGGCACACCCGTCGCGGAGTTGGGTCTGACCGAGGGCATGGAGGAGGCGCTGTCCGCGTCGGAACCGAGGGTGGACGAGGTGCGACTGACGGCGCTGCGGGTTCTGGTGGTCAACACCTCGCCGATCGCGGGAGACCCGGTGCGCGGCACCGTGGTGACCCTGCGCGACGTGACGGAACTACGCTCCCTGATGGGCGAACTGGACTCCGAGCGGGGGCTCAGCGAGGCCCTGCGCGCGCAGGCACACGAAGCCGCCAACCGTCTGCACACGGTCGTCTCCCTGATCGAGCTGGGCCGGGCCGAGGAAGCGGCGGATTTCGCCACGGCGGAGCTGGAGCTGGCGCAGCACCTGACCGACCGGGTGGTCTCGTCGGTTTCGGAGCCGGTGTTGGCGGCGCTCCTGCTCGGCAAGACGGCCCAGGCCAACGAACGGGGCGTGGACCTGGCGCTGTCGACGGACAGCCGCCTGGACGACGGTGTCCTTCCACCGGGGCTTCCGGCACGCGACCTCGTCACGATCCTCGGCAACCTCGTCGACAACGCGGTGGACGCCGCGAGCCACCACGCGTCGGCCGGCGTGCGGCCGACGGGCCGGGCGGCGGTGACGGTCACCGTCCACGCGACCGGCACTCGGCTGGTGCTCCGGGTGGTCGACACCGGCCCCGGTGTCGACCCGGCCGACGCCGACCTGGTCTTCGAACCGGGCTTCACCACCAAGCCGGCGGGGCTCGGCGGGCGCGGTCTGGGGCTCCCCCTGGCGCGCCAGGCGGTGCTTCGCCACGGCGGCTCCCTGACGGTGGCCCGGTCCCCCGAGGGCGGGGCGGCGTTCGAGGCACGGCTTCCGTTGTCCGGGCGCGGAGCCGGCCCGACTCCACCGTCCCCCGAGGGCACGAGGGTGCCGCGCGTACCTCGCCCCGGCGACCGGTGGGGCCGGTCGGGCGGAACCGGCGGCGACGTGATACGGGAGGCCCCCCGGCGTCCGGGGGGCGGTGGGTGCCGGTGA
- a CDS encoding response regulator: protein MTGRPIRVLVVEDDPVAADAHLAYVARVPGFVPSGAARTGAEARRLLARTTVDLLLLDLHLPDGHGLGLARALRADGHTADVIAVTSARDLAVVRESVSLGVVQYVLKPFTFAVLRDRLERYAEFREAAGEASGQAEVDRALAALRAPGPAALPKGLSPPTLERVAGVLRDAPEGVSAAGVAGVAGLSRITARRYLEHLVEAGRAARAPRYGHVGRPELLYRWLAPRPVRDG from the coding sequence GTGACGGGGCGTCCGATCCGGGTCCTGGTGGTGGAGGACGACCCGGTGGCGGCCGACGCCCACCTCGCATACGTCGCGCGGGTGCCCGGGTTCGTCCCCTCGGGGGCCGCCCGCACCGGCGCGGAGGCCCGACGCCTGCTGGCGCGGACCACCGTCGACCTGCTCCTGCTCGACCTGCACCTGCCCGACGGGCACGGTCTGGGGCTGGCACGCGCCCTGCGAGCCGACGGCCACACGGCCGATGTCATCGCGGTGACGTCGGCGCGCGACCTGGCCGTGGTGCGGGAGAGTGTCTCGCTCGGTGTCGTGCAGTACGTGCTGAAGCCCTTCACGTTCGCCGTGCTGCGAGACCGGCTGGAGCGGTACGCGGAGTTCCGTGAGGCCGCCGGGGAGGCCAGCGGGCAGGCGGAGGTCGACCGGGCGCTCGCGGCCCTGCGCGCGCCCGGGCCGGCGGCGCTGCCGAAGGGCCTGAGCCCACCGACACTGGAACGGGTGGCGGGTGTGCTGCGCGACGCGCCGGAGGGTGTCTCGGCCGCGGGGGTCGCCGGGGTCGCGGGCCTGTCCCGGATCACCGCCCGCCGCTATCTGGAACACCTGGTGGAAGCGGGCAGGGCGGCCCGTGCTCCTCGGTACGGGCACGTCGGTCGGCCGGAACTGCTCTACCGTTGGCTCGCGCCGCGCCCCGTACGCGACGGCTAG
- a CDS encoding ATP-dependent 6-phosphofructokinase, with translation MRIGVLTAGGDCPGLNAVIRSVVHRAVDHYGDEVIGFEDGYAGLLEGRYRTLDLNAVSGILALGGTILGSSRLERDRLREAAENASDMIRDFGIDALIPIGGEGTLTAARMLGDAGLPVVGVPKTIDNDISSTDRTFGFDTAVGVATEAMDRLKTTAESHQRVMVVEVMGRHAGWIALESGMAAGAHGICLPERRFDAAGLAKMVEARFARGKRFAVVCVAEGAHPAEGSMDYGKGEIDQYGHERFQGIGTALAYELERRLGKEAKPVILGHVQRGGVPTAYDRVLATRFGWHAVEAAHRGEFGMMTALRGTEIVTVPLAEATTELKTVPQDRMEEAESVF, from the coding sequence ATGCGTATCGGAGTCCTCACCGCGGGAGGCGACTGCCCCGGCCTGAACGCCGTGATCCGGTCGGTCGTGCACCGCGCGGTCGACCACTACGGCGACGAGGTCATCGGCTTCGAGGACGGCTACGCCGGCCTGCTCGAAGGCCGCTACCGCACCCTCGACCTGAACGCGGTGAGCGGCATCCTCGCTCTCGGCGGCACCATCCTCGGATCCTCCCGCCTGGAACGCGACCGCCTGCGCGAGGCCGCCGAGAACGCCTCCGACATGATCCGAGACTTCGGCATCGACGCCCTGATCCCGATCGGCGGAGAGGGCACGCTCACCGCCGCCCGCATGCTGGGAGACGCCGGGCTGCCCGTGGTCGGCGTGCCGAAGACCATCGACAACGACATCTCCTCGACCGACCGCACCTTCGGCTTCGACACCGCCGTGGGCGTCGCCACCGAGGCCATGGACCGGCTGAAGACTACCGCGGAGTCCCACCAGCGGGTGATGGTCGTGGAGGTCATGGGCCGGCACGCCGGTTGGATCGCCCTGGAGTCCGGGATGGCCGCCGGCGCGCACGGAATCTGCCTGCCCGAGCGTCGGTTCGACGCCGCGGGCCTGGCCAAGATGGTCGAGGCGCGCTTCGCGCGCGGCAAGCGTTTCGCCGTCGTCTGCGTCGCCGAGGGGGCCCACCCGGCCGAGGGCTCCATGGACTACGGCAAGGGCGAGATCGACCAGTACGGCCACGAGCGGTTCCAGGGCATCGGCACCGCCCTCGCCTACGAGCTGGAGCGGCGCCTGGGCAAGGAGGCCAAGCCGGTCATTCTCGGCCATGTGCAGCGGGGCGGGGTCCCCACGGCCTACGACCGGGTGCTGGCCACCCGCTTCGGCTGGCACGCGGTGGAGGCGGCGCACCGGGGAGAGTTCGGGATGATGACCGCTCTGCGGGGCACGGAGATCGTCACCGTGCCGTTGGCGGAGGCGACGACCGAGCTGAAGACCGTGCCCCAGGACCGCATGGAGGAGGCCGAGTCGGTCTTCTGA